The following DNA comes from Candidatus Limnocylindria bacterium.
TCATCAGGTCGAAACGAGCGCCGTGGCGAGGACACTCCACCAAGCAGTCTTCGAGCTCGCCTTCGCCGAGCACTCCGCCGTCATGGGTGCAGACGTTGTCGATCGCGCCCCAGGTGCCGTCTTCGCAGTGCCCGACGCAGAGACTCCGACCGTCGGCGTCGACCACGGCGACCTCGCCGGGCGCGATGTCCGACGTGTTCGCGACGGGGACGTACCGACTCATGCTGCCGCCCCGTCGACCTCGGCGATGCGTCCGATGCGAGGCGCGAGCGCGTCGGTGACGCGTGAACGGACCTGCACGTCCGGGATGTCGTTCACGACGCGCTGGAAGAACCCGCGCACGAGCATCTGCTCGGCGGTCGGGCGGTCCAGGCCGCGCGACATGATGTAGAAGAGCTCGGTGTCGTCGATGCGTCCAGCGGTCGCGCCGTGCCCGCAGCGCGCGACGTCGTTCGTCAGGATCTCGAGCACCGGGATCGGATCCGCGCCGGCCTTGTTCGAGAGCAGCATGTTGCGGCACTCCTGGTACGACCCGGTCATGCTCGAGGTCGGCTCGACGCGAATGACCCCGTAGAAGATCGCGTGCGCCGACTCGTAGAGCGCCGAGAGGTAGAGCAGATCGCTCGTCGAGGCCTTGCCGTCGACACGCTGCAGTGAATTCACGTCGATGCGCTGCGCATCAGCGCCGGCGACCAGGCCGTAGAGCTTCACCGCGGCGCCGTTGCCTCGGATGTCCGACTCGACGCCGAGCTTGGTCCGCTTGCTGCCAACGAGCACGTTGAAGTTCGCAAGCGTGCTCTCGCGCTCCGAGATGTTGCGCTGCTGGCCGATCTCCCAGACATCGTCGCTGTAGCGCTGGATGCCGACGTAACGAACGATCGCAGCGGGTCCCGCGCGCACCTCGAGCGAGGGCACCGCGATGCGGCCGCTGCCGCCGCCCTCGGATGACAGCTCCTCGACCAGCGTCACGGACGAGCCCTCTTCGGCAACGACCAGCGTGCGGAAGACGATCGGCGCGGTGCCAGCCGCCCAGCGCTTGTGCACCATGAGCGGCAACTCCACGTGTAGACCCGCCGGCACATAGAGGAACGTGCTGCCGTGGCTATAGAGAGCGCCGGCCCATGCGCGGAAGGCGGCATGGCTCGGCATCCCCTCACCATCTGGCAACCACTTGCGGACGAGGTCGGGATGGTCGCGCACCGCGGACGACCAGCGGTCGAATACGAGTCCTTTGTGCGACGCCTCGAGAGGTACGGAGCCGTATTCGCTCGGCGGGTGCGAGACGCCAGTCAGCTCAGTGACGCGGACCGGCGGCACGTCCTTCAGTGGGAAACGGCGCCACTCCTCTTCCTGCCCGGTCGGCCAGGCGGCGGCCTCGTAGCGCTCGAGCGCGCCAAGGCGATCCTCGAGGAGCCAGCTCGGCTCACCACGCCCAACACTGAGCCGCTCGACCGTCGCGCGGTCGAGCGGCAATGACGGCGCGGCGACAGCTGCGAGGCTCAGCCGATCGCTCCCTGCATCTGGAGCTGGATGAGGCGGTTCATCTCGATCGCGTAGTCCATCGGCAGCGTCTTCACGATCGGCTCGATGAACCCGTTCACGACCATCGCCGTCGCGTCGGCCTCGCTGAGCCCGCGGCTCATGAGATAGAAGAGCTGCTCCTCGCCGACCTTCGAGACGGAGGCCTCGTGGCCGATGGTCACATCGTCTTCGTCGATCTCCATGTACGGGTACGTCGAGCTCCGGGCCGTTTCGTCCAGCATGAGCGCGTCGCAGCGAACGGTGCTCTTCGCGCCATGGGAGCCCGCGTAGATCTTGACCAGCCCGCGGTAGGTCTGGATACCGCTGCCCTTGCTGATGCCCTTGCTCGTGATGATCGACGTGGTGTTCGGCGCGGCGTGGACCATCTTCGCGCCGGCATCCTGGTGCTGACCATCGCCGGCGAAGGCGACCGACAGCACTTCACCGTGAGCGCCCTCACCGGTCAGGTACACGCTGGGGTACTTCATCGTGACCTTGCTGCCGAGGTTCGCGTCGATCCAGCTCATGCGGCCGCCCTTGTGGACGACCGCGCGCTTGGTCACGAGGTTGTAGACGTTGTGGCTCCAGTTCTGGATCGTCGTGTACCGGACATCGGCGCCTTCCTTGACGATGATCTCGACGACCGCGCTGTGAAGCGTGTTCGTCGTGAAGACCGGGGCGGTGCAGCCTTCGACGTAGTGCACGCTCGAGCCGGGCTCGGCGATGATGAGCGTGCGCTCGAACTGACCGGCGTTCTCGCTGTTGATGCGGAAGTACGCCTGGAGCGGGATCGTCACCTTTACTCCCGGCGGGACCCACACGAACGATCCGCCCGACCACACCGCGGTGTTCAGCGCGGCGAGTTTGTTGTCGTTCGCGGGGATCACCGTGCCGAAGTACTGCCTCACGATGTCCTCGTGTTCCTTCAGCGCGGTGTCGGTGTCCATGAAGATGACGCCGAGCTTCTCGAGGTCCTTACGGATGTTGTGATAGACGGACTCGGAGTTGTGGACGATCAGTCCTTCTGCAACGAAGTTGTGCGGCCCATCAACGGTGATGTCGTACGTTTCGGCGATACCCACTGGCGTGATCGATTCGATCCGTGCGTAGCCTAGGAACTCGTTCGTGTGCGATCGGATCGTCGTGCCACCAACGGACGTGTCGTTGTGGGTCCAGCGCCGCTTGTTCATTCGCTCACGACGACGAAGCGAGCGACAGGTGACCTTGTCGAAGTCACCGGAGAACTGCATTCGGTAACCAGTGATGAGTCGCTCACGGTCATGCGGATGTCGTGACTCGAACTTCCGGATGCTGGATGTGCGGATTCCGCATGTTGCGGCGACGCGTCGCGTATCCGCGAGAAGCAGCGAGTTGCCACTGGTGATGCTCATGTCCTTAGATCGGCCGGTACCGCGGACCATCCCGTCGGCGTCGACGTATCCACCAAGGAACGCGAGACGCTCGGGCTCGCTGGCTGCAGCGACCCACTGTGGAACGCGCTTTTCGAGGGCGTCACCACCGAGCCCGTTCTCTTCGACGAAGGCAGCGAGCGGCTCCGAATAGATCCGCAGGCGCCATTCATCGACCGCGATCGCATCTGCGTTGAAGAGACGCTTGGTGACGGTCGTCACTTCCTCGCGAAGGTCCGGCTGGGTCGCCGGGATCGCGAACTCGACGTTCTTCTTTCCGGGACCAACGTTGTGGACATAGCCATCGCCGATGTAAACGCCGGACCACCACATGAAGTCCGCATTCGTCGCGGACGGGAAGAAGACAGATTTGCGCGCGTGGTGCGGCCGCAACTCCGGCGCTTTGACGACCTGACTCAGGCCGACATCGGGCGTCCGCCGTGCGACGCCGACGATATCGCCGACTTTCAGGTCGCTGAGGTAACGCCACTCGCGCCGATAGCGGCGACGGATACGTCCGGCGCGCCGCGCATCGACTAGGGCGAGGAACGGATGATTCTCAGTGACACGGATCTTCCTTGTGCCAACCTTGACCTCGAAGACCTGCTTAGGCCCCTTAGGCACGCGAGCCTCGACTCGCGCAGGACGGATCTCCTCGATCGAGTCGTCGTATGAAAAGACGATGTCGCCAGGCTCGACCGTCTTGATCGGCTTCAGCCCATCCGACGTGTGCACGAGCGTGTCTTCGTGTAGGCAGTCATACTGCGCTCCCACACCCGCGAGGTACTTCTGCTCCGCCTGCGGGATGCCGAGCTGATCGAACGT
Coding sequences within:
- a CDS encoding Rieske 2Fe-2S domain-containing protein, translating into MSRYVPVANTSDIAPGEVAVVDADGRSLCVGHCEDGTWGAIDNVCTHDGGVLGEGELEDCLVECPRHGARFDLM
- a CDS encoding SufD family Fe-S cluster assembly protein, with the translated sequence MPLDRATVERLSVGRGEPSWLLEDRLGALERYEAAAWPTGQEEEWRRFPLKDVPPVRVTELTGVSHPPSEYGSVPLEASHKGLVFDRWSSAVRDHPDLVRKWLPDGEGMPSHAAFRAWAGALYSHGSTFLYVPAGLHVELPLMVHKRWAAGTAPIVFRTLVVAEEGSSVTLVEELSSEGGGSGRIAVPSLEVRAGPAAIVRYVGIQRYSDDVWEIGQQRNISERESTLANFNVLVGSKRTKLGVESDIRGNGAAVKLYGLVAGADAQRIDVNSLQRVDGKASTSDLLYLSALYESAHAIFYGVIRVEPTSSMTGSYQECRNMLLSNKAGADPIPVLEILTNDVARCGHGATAGRIDDTELFYIMSRGLDRPTAEQMLVRGFFQRVVNDIPDVQVRSRVTDALAPRIGRIAEVDGAAA